Proteins from one Streptomyces sp. NBC_00390 genomic window:
- a CDS encoding nickel transporter: MKRRTTARALATLVAGAALVLLPAQAAQAHPLGNFTVSQYDGLVVAPGQLRVAHVEDLAEIPAAQERTRIDTDGDDRLAAAELSAWARTRCDGAAAGARLTVGSEASASQSSSVSAGSAKAQVRPGQAGLQTLRVTCELTASLPRGEGIRLAYHPADATTGAGWREITAQGDLMTLAASDVPQDSVSRRLTAYPDDLLASPPDHRSADVTVRPGGPALADAGKQDSGSPVAGVLPRGADRFAQALTGLVARHELTVGFGAFALGVSLLLGALHALAPGHGKTMMAAAATAGGRNSLRDMLALAASVTMTHTLGVFALGALITAGRAAPTVVSWLSVASGSLVAVAGALLLRRAWRRRHSVHGHGHTHGHDHGHTHGHDHGHTHGHDHDHGHGHGHSHGHGQTPGGGGESPQREERVPVLTAARPLEHGAAHAASARTPAGPGQEHTHPHPHSHDHSHTPPAPGLRGVILLGLAGGLVPSPSAVVVLVGAAALGQAWFGFLLVLAYGAGLALTLAGAGFAVVRLRDTTVRRLAMRPRGRAVALARRAAPLGSAAVVLVLGCGLLLRGAATALG, translated from the coding sequence ATGAAGCGACGTACCACCGCTCGCGCGCTCGCCACGCTGGTGGCGGGGGCGGCTCTTGTCCTGCTCCCCGCCCAGGCGGCACAGGCACACCCGCTGGGGAACTTCACCGTCAGTCAGTACGACGGCCTCGTCGTGGCTCCGGGACAACTGCGCGTGGCGCATGTGGAGGACCTGGCGGAGATTCCTGCCGCGCAGGAACGGACCCGTATCGACACCGACGGGGACGACCGGCTGGCGGCGGCCGAACTCTCCGCATGGGCCCGGACCCGGTGCGACGGTGCGGCCGCAGGCGCCCGGCTCACGGTCGGCAGTGAGGCTTCGGCATCGCAGTCGTCGTCAGTCTCCGCCGGGAGCGCAAAGGCGCAAGTACGCCCAGGGCAGGCCGGACTGCAGACCTTGCGTGTGACGTGCGAGCTGACGGCGTCGTTGCCGCGGGGTGAGGGGATCAGGCTCGCGTACCACCCGGCGGACGCCACGACCGGGGCGGGCTGGCGGGAGATCACCGCGCAAGGCGATCTGATGACGCTCGCGGCGTCGGACGTGCCGCAGGACTCCGTCTCCCGGCGGCTGACCGCGTACCCCGACGATCTGCTCGCCTCACCGCCGGACCACCGGTCGGCGGACGTCACGGTCCGTCCCGGCGGACCTGCTCTCGCCGACGCCGGAAAGCAGGACAGCGGCTCCCCGGTGGCGGGCGTGCTGCCGCGAGGAGCGGACCGGTTCGCGCAGGCACTGACGGGGCTGGTGGCCCGGCACGAACTGACCGTCGGCTTCGGGGCGTTCGCTCTCGGTGTGTCCCTGCTGCTGGGTGCCCTGCATGCGCTGGCGCCCGGCCACGGCAAGACCATGATGGCCGCTGCCGCCACGGCAGGCGGCCGGAACTCACTGCGTGACATGCTCGCCCTCGCGGCATCGGTGACCATGACCCACACCCTGGGCGTCTTCGCCCTGGGCGCCCTGATCACCGCGGGGCGGGCGGCGCCCACCGTCGTGTCCTGGCTGTCGGTCGCGAGCGGCAGCCTGGTCGCGGTCGCCGGGGCGCTGCTGCTGCGCAGGGCGTGGCGCCGGCGCCACAGCGTCCACGGGCACGGACATACCCACGGGCACGATCATGGCCATACCCACGGGCACGATCATGGCCATACCCACGGGCACGATCATGACCACGGGCATGGCCATGGGCATTCACACGGGCACGGGCAAACGCCCGGTGGGGGCGGCGAGTCGCCGCAGCGCGAGGAACGGGTACCCGTTCTCACCGCCGCTCGGCCCCTCGAGCACGGCGCCGCACATGCTGCCTCCGCGCGCACTCCCGCGGGTCCCGGACAGGAGCACACCCACCCCCACCCCCACAGCCATGACCACAGCCACACCCCTCCCGCCCCCGGTCTGCGCGGGGTCATCCTCCTCGGCCTGGCCGGCGGGCTGGTCCCCAGCCCGTCCGCGGTGGTCGTCCTGGTCGGCGCCGCCGCGCTCGGCCAGGCGTGGTTCGGGTTCCTTCTGGTCCTCGCGTACGGGGCAGGACTGGCGCTCACACTGGCGGGCGCCGGATTCGCGGTGGTGCGGTTGCGGGACACCACGGTGCGCAGGCTGGCGATGCGGCCTCGGGGCCGGGCCGTTGCGCTGGCCCGGCGGGCGGCGCCGCTCGGCTCGGCCGCTGTGGTGCTCGTGCTCGGGTGCGGGCTGCTGCTCAGGGGCGCAGCAACGGCGCTGGGGTGA
- a CDS encoding YkvA family protein, with protein MNGTVWLTMTVIALVCVAVATGVLLVRVFKARRLLLAAGIPLRSKALFWCAVIYTLSPVDLVPDPVYLDDIGFLLMALHSLHSAAVAIRRQPGGETHREAVAEFGKTGSL; from the coding sequence ATGAATGGCACAGTCTGGCTCACCATGACCGTGATCGCACTGGTCTGCGTCGCGGTCGCCACCGGCGTACTGCTGGTCCGCGTGTTCAAGGCACGCAGACTGCTGCTCGCCGCCGGGATCCCGCTGCGGAGCAAGGCACTGTTCTGGTGCGCGGTGATCTACACACTCTCTCCCGTGGATCTTGTTCCCGACCCCGTGTACCTGGACGACATCGGCTTTCTGCTGATGGCGCTCCACTCCCTGCACAGCGCGGCTGTGGCCATCCGACGGCAGCCCGGAGGCGAGACCCACCGGGAAGCCGTCGCGGAATTCGGGAAGACCGGCAGCCTCTGA